In one Nitrospirota bacterium genomic region, the following are encoded:
- the rph gene encoding ribonuclease PH, with amino-acid sequence MRPDNRKNNQLRSIKITRNFIDTAEGSVLIELGKTRVICTASIEERVPQFLKDKGTGWVTAEYAMLPRATSTRTTRESSTGRVGGRTHEIQRLIGRALRSVVNLSAVGQRSFWIDCDVIRADGGTRTAAITGAYVCLHDAFTFAVKKGLIEKNPIKDSLAAISVGVVKGQPVLDLCYEEDSAADVDMNIVMTGNGNLVEVQGTAEGSPFSFETMDQLLGLAKQGIGSLIALQNDLLGSEALSVSK; translated from the coding sequence TCACCAGAAATTTTATTGATACCGCCGAAGGCTCGGTATTGATAGAACTGGGCAAAACAAGGGTCATCTGCACCGCATCGATCGAAGAAAGGGTCCCGCAGTTTCTGAAAGACAAGGGCACCGGATGGGTGACCGCAGAATATGCCATGCTTCCGAGGGCAACATCCACAAGAACAACGAGAGAATCCTCAACCGGCCGCGTTGGCGGCAGAACTCACGAGATCCAGCGGCTTATCGGCAGGGCGCTCCGCTCAGTTGTCAATCTGAGCGCGGTCGGACAGAGATCATTCTGGATAGACTGCGATGTGATCAGGGCTGATGGCGGCACCCGCACCGCTGCGATTACCGGCGCTTATGTCTGCCTTCATGATGCATTCACCTTTGCGGTAAAGAAGGGCCTGATCGAAAAAAACCCAATCAAAGACTCTCTTGCAGCCATAAGCGTAGGGGTGGTCAAAGGCCAGCCGGTTTTGGACCTCTGCTATGAGGAGGACTCTGCCGCTGACGTTGATATGAATATTGTGATGACAGGAAACGGCAATCTCGTTGAGGTCCAGGGCACGGCAGAAGGTTCACCCTTCTCGTTTGAGACCATGGACCAGTTGCTTGGGCTGGCAAAGCAGGGTATCGGCAGCCTCATCGCGCTTCAGAATGACCTCCTGGGATCAGAAGCGTTGTCAGTGTCCAAATAG